A single Paraburkholderia sp. D15 DNA region contains:
- a CDS encoding sugar phosphate isomerase/epimerase family protein produces the protein MTEKENALVLHATVAKYSNLLTDIEIMRTAGFDGVELSCTKIESYLDAGYSNDDLRKLLADVYVPGMGFLIDIERQGEQTEALWRRARTIFSLAAAAGAKGVQVLTGPVDVRAVIEWTATGRTDRYAGVLGYTEDEQIALTASNLAVLADMAREAGLLLYLETLSWSPVNGLDKSIRLIDRAERENVKIVIDYWHCHTSGVTPDDVARLDRNLIYGVHVCDSLRFDGGIPDEVVLRDVPTGEGVLDLQHWTDAVKATGYKGWWSCELFCRRQQQQNGYRVASELKALMESLIPPRHVVL, from the coding sequence ATGACTGAAAAGGAAAACGCACTCGTTCTCCACGCCACCGTCGCGAAGTATTCGAACCTGCTGACCGATATCGAGATCATGCGAACGGCAGGCTTCGACGGCGTGGAGTTGTCCTGCACCAAGATCGAGAGCTATCTCGACGCGGGCTATTCGAACGACGATCTGAGGAAACTGCTCGCGGACGTCTACGTGCCGGGCATGGGCTTTCTGATCGACATCGAACGGCAGGGCGAACAGACCGAAGCGCTGTGGCGCCGCGCGCGGACCATTTTCAGCCTCGCGGCGGCCGCCGGTGCAAAGGGCGTGCAGGTGCTGACCGGTCCGGTGGACGTGCGGGCGGTCATCGAGTGGACCGCGACGGGCCGCACGGATCGCTACGCGGGTGTGCTCGGTTACACGGAAGACGAACAGATCGCACTGACCGCGAGCAATCTCGCCGTGCTGGCCGATATGGCTCGGGAAGCAGGTTTGTTGCTGTACCTCGAAACGCTTTCGTGGTCGCCGGTGAACGGGCTGGACAAGTCGATTCGTTTGATCGACCGTGCGGAGCGCGAGAACGTCAAGATCGTGATCGACTATTGGCATTGTCATACGTCGGGCGTGACACCTGACGACGTCGCCAGGCTCGACCGCAATCTGATCTACGGCGTGCACGTGTGCGACTCGCTACGTTTCGACGGCGGCATTCCGGACGAGGTGGTGCTCAGGGACGTGCCGACCGGCGAGGGCGTGCTCGATCTTCAGCACTGGACCGACGCGGTGAAGGCCACCGGCTACAAAGGCTGGTGGAGTTGCGAATTGTTCTGCCGGCGGCAACAGCAACAGAACGGCTATCGCGTCGCGAGCGAATTGAAGGCATTGATGGAGTCGCTGATCCCGCCGCGACACGTCGTGCTATGA
- a CDS encoding ABC transporter substrate-binding protein — MKLKQGQVLARVVASAITSIAISGIAAAQTRQVEVVHQWTSSSESYALQALKDGLQKKGVGWKDSAIAGDDGANQQQALQARLAAGNAPAAAQAQPQLLFSYAEQNELANLDSYAKAGNWDHLVTPELLPYLKYKGTWYGVPMDEHRENMFWINKKILQKYGGKVPTTWDEFNALAEKMKKDGIIPVALGGEDWQEAEIFSDLVIGMGGPAFYKKAIIEHDPAAVQSPTMVKVFDELRKIIGYTDPNRAGRDWNVATQMVIDGKAGMQIHADWAKGEFLRAGKKPGVDFVCSATPGSGHAFIWVLDSFAFFKQPYPAAQANQALLANTVMDVDVQENFNLRKGSLPPRVDVPQDKFDDCAKINFADRTAGNKAGEVLPSFIENAALERDIRAAYVDVVTQFVNTPSMTSADAVKKLAAAAKNS; from the coding sequence ATGAAATTGAAGCAGGGGCAAGTGTTGGCGCGTGTCGTCGCATCCGCGATAACGAGCATCGCGATCAGCGGCATCGCGGCCGCGCAAACCCGCCAGGTCGAAGTGGTGCACCAGTGGACGTCGAGCAGCGAGTCGTATGCATTGCAGGCGCTCAAGGACGGTCTGCAGAAGAAAGGCGTGGGCTGGAAAGACAGCGCGATCGCCGGCGACGACGGCGCGAACCAGCAGCAGGCGCTTCAGGCGCGACTCGCCGCCGGCAATGCACCGGCCGCCGCGCAGGCGCAGCCCCAACTGCTGTTCTCGTACGCCGAGCAGAACGAACTCGCGAATCTGGATAGCTACGCGAAGGCGGGCAACTGGGATCATCTCGTCACGCCGGAACTGCTGCCTTATCTGAAGTACAAGGGCACGTGGTACGGCGTACCGATGGACGAGCACCGCGAGAACATGTTCTGGATCAACAAGAAGATCCTGCAGAAGTACGGCGGCAAGGTGCCGACCACGTGGGACGAGTTCAACGCACTCGCCGAGAAGATGAAGAAGGACGGCATCATTCCGGTGGCGCTCGGCGGTGAAGACTGGCAGGAAGCGGAAATCTTCAGCGATCTCGTGATCGGCATGGGCGGCCCGGCGTTCTACAAGAAGGCCATCATCGAACACGATCCGGCCGCCGTTCAGAGCCCGACGATGGTGAAGGTCTTCGACGAGCTGCGCAAGATCATCGGCTATACCGATCCGAACCGTGCGGGCCGCGACTGGAACGTCGCCACGCAGATGGTGATCGACGGCAAGGCCGGCATGCAGATTCACGCGGACTGGGCGAAGGGCGAGTTCCTGCGCGCGGGCAAGAAGCCCGGCGTCGATTTCGTTTGTTCCGCCACGCCGGGCAGCGGTCACGCCTTCATCTGGGTGCTGGATTCGTTCGCGTTCTTCAAGCAGCCCTACCCGGCGGCACAGGCGAATCAGGCCTTGCTGGCCAATACGGTGATGGACGTCGACGTGCAGGAGAACTTCAACCTGCGCAAGGGTTCGCTGCCTCCGCGCGTGGATGTGCCGCAGGATAAATTCGACGACTGCGCGAAGATCAACTTTGCCGACCGCACCGCCGGCAACAAGGCGGGCGAAGTACTGCCGTCGTTTATCGAAAACGCGGCACTCGAACGCGATATCCGTGCGGCGTACGTCGACGTGGTCACGCAATTCGTCAATACGCCTTCGATGACATCGGCCGATGCCGTCAAGAAGCTGGCCGCGGCCGCGAAGAACAGCTGA